GGTACGGGCGAAATAACCCAGACTCCATTAGGCCGTCAGCAAGTGCAGGAGACGATGATGCGGAGTAAACTGGAAAAAACATCTGCCGTTGGCTGTCCAGCGATGATGTTATTTGTTCACGTGCGTGGATTCATTGCGTATTTAAAAGAACCATGGGCATTTACAGGCGTTACTCTTTTCTTGGATTTACGTAGCAACTTACTCTCATCCTCTGCGACATGCGTATATTTGGCAGAGAGTGAACATGATGGATTGCTACATGGTACATTGGGGAAAGCTAAGAAAGGATACATGGAGGTGGGACTTATCGCGTTGggtgtatttttttttctcgtctCATACCCCCTTATGCATGGCTGTTATAGAAACCAGGCCAGGCACATAGTCGGGACGCAACATTTGAGTCGTGCCATAACTTTGTCGAAACGTCTCTTTTGTCgatgctcttttttttgcgGGGACCTAAGAGGAGCAAGCCAAGAGCGTTGGCGAGAATATAAAATTCATCGCTAAAATATTGCCTTTTTAAATAATCCTGGCGCCGTTGCAACGCTGTAGAAATGTCGCAGTAGCGATGCACATTCAATCATACGTAACTTCAGGCATTGCAAGTTGTCATAATGCTATCTAAGATGGTATCAAGCTGCTCTTGAAGTCAGTCCTCTTTTCACACAGGCcataaaaataatataagaacGTCTCATTCAGTCATTGTCAGAAAGAACAAATAACCTTGAAATTAGTTTTCCCCGCCGGTTGGATATGAACCGAAACAACGCCGAATCCTTCAAATACTAACCCTGATCAAAATACGAATAtgcttgccatcttgacgcCTCGAAAGAGTGACCCAAAAACATGAGATTCAAAAACAAGTTGGTCAATAAGCTCTTCTAGAgcaaggaggaagacgaatACGCAAGCAAGTATGCTGGCGCCGTCGGTTCTTTGGGCCGACTTGCAGTCCTTGTTTCCTACATGAAGCCTTGAGTGTTAAAAGTAGAATAGGCGCCCAGGGCGGTATTAGCGGATGATTGAGTTCCGGGTGGTCGATTGTGGTTGCTGAAATAGCCTTGCTTTCTCCCTCCAGCTTGTGGCCCGGCTGGTTGTTGTTTAGCCTGATCTTGAGATAAGCGAACATCGGCATTGTTAGCTATGGTCGGACCAAAGCTGCGACCCGAGGGGCTAATCGGTGTCATGTGATGAGAGGTTTGCTGTAAGCCGTGTTGGTTATAGTGATAGTTCTGTGCCGCCGCATTTATACGCTGAGACGCAAATGGATGGTTGGTTTGCTGTCTTGGTATGGCATGACTCAGGTTTGGCGACTCTAgctgttgctgttgtggAGAGGTAGCTATGTAGAACTGTCCAAGCCGTGATGTCTGGGTAGCATGTGGCCCCAGTCCCATTCCTTCAACTCCAGAGCCATTGGATTGGGTCTGAGAGTCGAAATTGCCTGACAGGAATCCAGGCTGCGATCCGGAACCAATGTTTGGAACGCTTCCGTTTGAAACGCGTTGACGCTTCGTCCCCTGGGGCGCCTGAGACGAAGGAGCAACTTGATTGTTGCTTCCTAGAACATCCAACTGACTTTGCTGTGTGACATATCTCTTTCttggcgagctgctgcttgtgCTGGCGGCGATGGGTTGTTGAGTTGACATGTTTGGCTGATTGGGACTCGACTCTGCGTGATGTCGGCCTAGGTTGTCTCCTGCAAACTGTGATTGCGCCGAATAGTCATTGTTAGATATGATATTCTCGGCATTTGCAGTGCCAGATGGAGGGGTAGCAGTTGTTTGCGTCTGTGCAGGTGTTGCGTCGTGGGTACGCGGCGCCGTCTGATTCTCATCATTGATGTTGGTCTTTGGCCGGTTTTTGGAACCCTTTGGTCGACCCCTCTTTTTAGCCACCGGAGTGCTCTTGGGAGCATTCGATTGTGTATTAGGATCATCAGGGAGTACGGGCGTCGCGGCGTCGTCGCTTGTTACTGGAACATCCGCCTCCATATTGTCACCTTCAGCTACACTCTCATTTTCAGCCACAGCGGGTATGACAAGTGGCACGCTGTATTTGAGTGCCTTCGACATGTGCCTTTTGCCTTTATCTGCGCGGACCTTGGAGCTCTTACTCCCCTTGGGCCTGCCTCTTTTCCTCTTTCCCGGAACAATTGCGTCTTCTTTTGTCGGCGAGGAATCCGTTTGTACTGTAGGGGCAACGGAGACCGTAGTAGCGGACTTTGAAGCCGGGGAAGACGCGGACATCCAAGGAGAGGCAGTCGTCGCTGGATGGTTCCCTGGCGGAGATGTGTCGGGTACGCTGGGGTGAGGAGCTGTTGAGGCATCTACGTTTGGAAATATTTCGGCAAGCCAGCCAACGAAGTAATGACCAGAACCATTTGCGGCGTTACTCTGCGGGAAGGCACTATCATCTGCCGGTGGAGGAGCCCCAGGTATGCCTCCAAAATATGCGAGTCCTCTGCAAAGCTGGTCGACAACCATGACAGGGTTCAACGACCTCAGCAGAGTCAAAAGTCGAGCCTGCTCCGTCTTTGTCTCATGGGACGATAGTGACGTCGTTCTCTGGGCAAATCCATGGCCAGGTTGTGGCTTGCCTCTGGTCCTCTCCTTGCGTGCAGTATTCGGTACCAACTCCTGCTGTTGCGATTCTACAGCTGGGCCGTTCTGCTTTAATTGCCGTAGTGACTTGTAACCGGCTTGGTTGAATAACCTGGAAGCAGCTGCAGTCCCCTCACTCGTTCGTCTCGCTGCGGCAAGCCGTTCGGCGGAAGCAAGATTCGTTACTCCCATGTGCATGACGGCAAAGTTGCCATTTTTACCGTGGTCAACATTCTGCAGTTTGGCAGGGACACCGTTTTTGACGCGGCCATCATAGTACGCATAACTTCCAGAGGTATACGGAATGTCTGTTGGCAAAGCGTTAGTGTGTGTTGCAGCGCACTGGGCGGGAAGAAACATGTAATAAGCCTGACCATCGTTCAAGGGCTCAGCAGCCGTCAATGTATCCGAAGGTAGTATAATGGATGAGCCGCCATTCGCACCGACTACTATGTCAACAGGTTGAGCTTCGTGGCCTCGATGAGCCGATGTACCATCCGTGGATAGATTATTTGCAGCTGTGATTGGTGGGTTAGCTCCTGAAGCAGGAGGACAACAAGGTGTCGTCGAATTTTGAGATTGTCACTGTAGCGATGAGGAGACGCACCCGCGACCGGCGACATTGTTGCAACCTGGAAGAAACCGTCAAGTTGTCAATGGCCAGATGTCGCAACTACATGCCTTACACCTTGCCGACGGACAGAGCCGTTGGTCTGAAATTTCGGCGCGACGTTCTCGGGCTCACATGGTACAGAGACGGGGCGTCAAAGACGACAGCGGAGATTGCTTGGCAACAGAGACAAGGGAAGCGCAGTGCGAGAGTGTGCGAAGGATGAAGCCGTGGGCGGACAGTAGATGGGACATTGGTGGCTTGTTGTCGGTTGGATGCGCATTGAAGAGAAGACGAAAGGACGGCTCGAGGCGGCGTTGGGTGCATCTACTCGAAGCATGGACGACGGGAGTATTGAGTGTCAATAATATACAGCGCACAAAGCACCGAGTACCAGACCATTGAGAGACTTCGAGGGGGCCAGTTGCCATCACCAggcacaacattgaatgagTCCAGACCAGTCCCAGGTCGCTCCAGGCGAGCCCCAGGGGCTTTGCCAGCCAACCTGCAGCGAGCTTGTCTGCTGGAGCAAGCACATGTGTGATTGATCCATTGGCGTCTGACTACAGGCCCTGCCGGCGGGGTATGCTATTGACtcgactccatgtccggaACTACTACCACCAGACTCCTTGGCAACTCAGCGACTGCATGTGGTTACATGTACGGACCACTGCTTACGGCCCTTCTTTCCCCACTCTCCAGACCCAGCGAACGACATCACATAATACCAACCTTAGTGCCTAGGTAAGTAACTACCTAGGAGCTTCGTCTCAACCACCGTGCAGTACCAGCGCCTCTCGCATCAAAAGCCCCCCCACGAGACGGCCGCTCTTCAGAACCCTCCGAGTCCTCTGCGCCGAGCCGTGTATCATCCCCTCTGGGGCCCTCGATATTATATCTCTGCGTCTGTACCTCTCCTCCAGCGGTCGGTCGGTCAAAACACCGTCATTATGCCTTCACGCTATGCCGTTGTGTCCCTGCCCCTCGGCGTCTTCGACTCTAGCAGTAAAGCCGATGCCATCTCGTCTCTAAGCGCCTCCATTTCGCCAGACAATGGCTCTGTCAACTCCTTCAACATCCCCGATTTCAAGATTGGCACCCTTGACGCCCTAGTTCAGCAAGCCGATGATCTAGCCAAGCTCGAGACGACATGTCAATCCGTCGTCACCAAAGTCGGCGAGTCGCTCCGATCTGTTCTAGACAATGATGAAGAGCGCCTAGCTTCTTACAAAATGGTCAATGACAGTTAGTTAAGTCGATCCTACAGAGTTGCTATGCGGTTGGACTATCTGCCATCAAAATTTCGTCAGAGGCTGACAGCACATGGTTTCAATAGAGCCGACGGAACAGTATCTCCGTAGCTTCACTTGGAATAAGATTCGATATCGAAGCGATAAGTCGTTGGGTGAACTGATAGACACCCTTCAGAAGGTATCATCATCTGTTGTGTTGAGAAACAAGACAATTTGGCTGAATTGTCCTTCCCACAGGAACTGGTAACGGTGGACAATGACGTCAAAACCAAGTTTAGCCAGTACAACACTGTCAAATCGAACCTTGCTGCTTTGCAGCGGCGCCAGACGTGAGACATACCCATGAGCGTCACCTGCTCACAATCTTCAAAGCCGAGTATTCTGACCGAAGTTTGGATTTGCAGAGGAAATCTCGCAACCAAGTCATTGACTCCCATCGTTAACCCGAAGCTCCTCATTAAAGATTCCGAATACATTGAAACACATCTTATCGCCGTGCCAACCAACTCCAAGAAGGAATTCGTCAAAACCTATGAGACGCTATCTCCTATGGTCGTGCCCCGATCTTCTGTAGAAGTTGATCACGACGACGAGTTCACGCTTTTCGCAGTCGCCACTTTCAAGAAATATAGCACAGAATTTATTCACAAATGTCGAGAGCAAAAGTGGACTCCACGTCAATATACCTATGTGGAAGGTGGGCGAGAGGAGGAGCAGCGTGAGTTGGACCGGGTGACCAATGAGGAGCGCAAGGTTTGTGGTGAGGCTCTTCGCATCGGGCGAACAGGGTGGAGCGAAAGTGTCATGGTCTGGATTCACGTCTTAACATTGAGAGTCTTTGTTGAGGCCGTATTGCGATACGGTTTGCCGCTTGAATATGTCACTGCATTGGTGAAGGTATGGTATCCCCTCAGGGTTTCAAAGACCCAGACAACATATGGCCGCAGAGGTATTGAAGCTGACTGACCCTCCATAGACCACTCCCAAGCTGGCACCCAAGGTTAAGGCAGCGCTTGACTCTAAGTACTCATACCTGGGAGGCAATGCTTTCGGCCGCGACAAGCGCGGCAGGGTCACCAAAGATGACGCGGCCATGTCCTcggagatggcggcggcaggtcTTGGAACTGGTGAAGGACACGAGTATACAGCCTACGTTTATTATGAGTTGGAATTCCCGTGATAGGACACGCTTAGTTTTGCAACccatattttttttagagagaggtgatgatggtgtagCCACAAAAGAAGAGTGATTAACCCGCATAGATTCATTTTGGGCGCTTGTATTCTAGCTATCTTCATGATCTGTGAAGCACGCTTGGCCATGCCTGGCAAAAAGACATCATGACCAAATATAGGACAGTGGTCTATCTATCGTATTCATGCTTTActtttgttcttgttcttttaTTATCCATTTCCCCTTTCGCTTCATGCTGCAAAACGACCACCTAGTTTAACGTAAGGTATCCCTTTTCCAAAAGCCAGTTGACGATTTGGGCGACGCACTCCTCAACCGAGTTTTCGTGCGTCTTGATAGTGATTTCAGGGTTGATGGGCTCCTCATAAGGGGCCGAGATGCCAGTGAACTCCTTGATCTCGCCAGCGCGAGCCTTCTTGTACAGACCCTTGGGGTCACGCTGCTCAGCGACCTCGAGAGGAACGTCGACGAATACCTCGACAAAAGGGATCGGCTCGTCTTTGACATCCTGCGAAGCGGCGTGTAGCTGGCGGGCGACATCACGGTCTGCTCGGTACGGGGAAATAAAGGACGTAATGGCAATAGTGGAAGAGTCGGCAAAAAGCTTGGCGACCTGTTCTCCTCTGGTTAGCACAAGCCCGCTCcatggtctggtggttcTCAGTAAAAGGCGCCCTCCCCCCGGGGGACTCACCTCTGAGATGCGGCGAATGTTCTCATTGCGGTCCTTCTCGGAGAAGCCCAGGTCCTTGTTGAGGCCGAAGCGGACATTGTCCCCGTCCAGGCGGTAGGCGGCGCGGCCGAGGTGCAGGAGGTGCTGCTCGAGAGCGGTGGCAACGGTGGACTTGCCCGAGGCTGAGAGGCCGGTGAGCCAGATGGTGAGGCCGCGCTGGCCACGGAGCTCGTTGCGCTCTTTGCGCGAGAGGGACGGGTGCCACGTGATGTTGCTGGTGTCGTTAGCATACGCTTGATGCGTCAATGGTTGCAATTTTGCTTTTTTGtaaaggggggggggagggggagtTGTTTGCTGTTCGCATCGTCATGATGGTGAGTTGGTGACAGTCTGGTTGGCGGGTTGGTTGTGATGGAGGGGTTTATCGCATTGCGCCTGCACATACGTAGCCATTTTGTATAATGTCTGGGACAGACTGCTTGGGAAAAGGGGAGATCAAGGTAATTGAGACGGGAGAAGAGCTTAGAAGGATCAAACACGAAGCTGGATAGCAAGTAGACGTTTAAGTCGGGTTGCAGCACGAGCATTTGAAATACATGCGGCCTGGGAGCCTGCCTAGTCTACTGAATCCACTTATTCATCCTGCCGCTAACAGAATACTCAGTTTTTCTTGCTCTTGGTCTGGTAGTCCGTCCCTGAGGTGTTGCGCGTGGGTTTTTCTGCCCCCCTCCCCGCGCTCGTGGTGTCGCCATCGCCAGGTCCAAATGGATGGACGAGTAAGAATGCGCCGTGATGGCGACAGTCCGGGGCGGGATGGGTTGCGACAGTCCGAAGGGGACACGGAGGATCCACTTGGCTTGTGGTGCGGATATCTGGAGATGCgatacattgtacatacataatacATGGCTTAATCGCTATCCACTTCGTTGAAGGGCATGGCTGTGTTTCGTTGCGAATTGTGGGAGCGATGACTACGCTGCCCGTGATCGGTGGTGGTGTTCTGGGACACGCATGTGGTGTTGGTTTATTTATGCTGCCTTCATACTGCTGCTAAAATGTCTATTCTTGCGCGGGCACTTCTGGAACTGTTTTTCCTAGGCAGGCGATGTCGCCATCTCTGTAATCTGGGGGGCTGATGACAATTCGTTCATCTTCGGCGCCGTTCGCTCGGCCTgagaccttcttcttgccggtCCCGAGCCATCACGCCATCAAAGATTGTTCGGGCACGAATGCCGACTGGATATTGCCGAAAAATTGTTATTTACCTGGCAGCTGGCGCCGCGAAAGACGATGCTTGAAAAGGAGATCGGCGTCGGTCTGTATATCCAAAGGGGCATTATCTGGGCAAACATCTATTTCACCAGATTCTCAGCTCTATCAAGTCTATTACTTCTATATATCTACATTGCTAGAAGGATGCGTCAAATGACACAACCACCGTCATACATAGCCATGCTGTATAAGTAAATCATATGCTATTCCTGCACGCGCAAGGCAACTCTGTCTAATTAGCCAATCCATCCACATCTCTATCGTCTAGGCATGCGCTTAATTAATCTTCGGCATCATCTGTATCCGCGAATTAGGAACATCAACTTTTTAAACATGTCTAGCATGCCGAGCCGGGTTCCACTTACCGCTGCAAACTTGGGAGATACAAACAAGGCTGTTGCATCAGCATACACTGTAGGCTCCTCTCCCGGAGCGGCGACAGATTCAATATGTCCCTTGACCCAGGCCTTGCGGCCCTCCACCTTTGTGGTCTCTGCTCTCAGCACCAGATAGCTGCCCGCAGGAGTAGGCTTGCGATAGTTGATGTTGAGATTGGCGGTCACCCCGATGTTGTGAGGTAGAGCGGCAAAGCAGCACCGTGCAAGGCCCTCGTCGAGCATCGTGGCCAGGAACCCGCCGTGGACAATACCCGGGTGGCCGCACAAGTCTTCTCCGACGTAGACGACGGAGACAAGGGACTTGCCACCCTTGTCAACCCAAGCATACGCAGGGACAGGAACCTTGCCGGGCCCGGTTAATGCGCTCCCGGTGAGGCTTCGTGCTCGATATTGACCGGGCATCTTTAGGTGTGGTCGCGACTCGACCATTTCTgggcgctggcgctgctcAGCCACCAGGGCGAGGTTATTAATTGTGTCTTCGATTCGTCGCGCCTCGACATCGGCTTCTTCGGGGGTAAATCGCTTCAAGCTCTCTTCATCGGAATAAAAACCCAATCCCTGCGTCTTGAGGGTATGCCATGAGCCATACGCTCCAATGGCACTAAAAGCGAGCCCGAACATGACGTAGAAGAGGCCTTTTCGCAGTGCCAGTCCACCTCCGCCACTCGAATTGCCTGCGCATCGTGGCCATATCAGCCAAAGATTCGTGCTTATATTCTTCACTATGCTGAGGGCTTCTTATCTTACCTGACGCGAAGGCAACATTTCCCTTGCCATTATCGGCAAAGCTAATGGCTTGAGCAGCTTGCTCAGTGTTGGCAGAATTCGATGCGGTAGCAGCTCCTTCACTGTTGGTTGCAGTAGCGCCAGAGTGTTGCCATCGCCGAGCCGATCTCCTTGACGCATGCAAAAGCGGCGACGATGCTGGGTTGTACAGTCTGGAAATCGTGCGTGTCTGCTGGGCCAGACGGCGAGCGACGGGTTGCCCGAACATTATGGACTTGCTGTAGGCCCCGCGCACACCTAAAGACCTTCGCAATCAAGATCAAAGGTTCAAGAAAGGAAAACGGGACCCAAGATCACAGAGATGGAAATGGTACGTCCTGCGAATGATTATCGATGAGAATAAAGTTAGCTTTCGGCGTTCCCATTCAAGGCGGCGACTTCAACCTTGGTTATCCGAGGTTCGGCGGCTCCGCTTTTCCCATTCAGGAACCAGCAGCTTTTTCCCCAGCGATACGCCAGTGCCACCTCCGTCAATGGTTGAATCTTAAGTACTAATCTTCCCCTCGTCCGTCTATATGGCATTTCCTAGGCCTCTGATTCGCCGCCCCGAGCTAGTCAGCGAATGAAATGCCAAGCTGGTATGAATGATGAAGTTTAGATTGGTACCTGGTACCTGTCGTAtcgtgagtcgtgacagAAGGCCGGATGCACAAAAGGGTCCGTCTATTCGAATAGGTTTTGGCAGCGCTTTCCAGTTGCTTTATACTACTTGAATGGACCGAATATTTACAATGTTCTATTCCAACCTCTTACAATCCGTCTTCCTCTGCAGCCAAAAGCTCGGCGTAGTCATCAACCGATGCAAACATCGGGAGGTCCTTAAGAGCCTTTCTTCTCGactttttcttgttcttctcctgAGATTCATCGCCTTCGTCGGCATCTTGCTCATCCTCAACTGCTACCAAGCCGTCGGAGTCAATTTCATTCTCGCCGTCAAAGGTTTCACGCAtttcatcatcttcatcatcgtcaaggTCGCTCTCCAGAGACAGGGCAGGAGATGAACCATCTTCGGAATCCATGTCCAAACCATCCATATCATCAAAGCCCTCTTCGTCGGCATCATCCTCAATATCAGGCTGCGTGGATACCAGAGCCTTCCAAATTTCATCCTCGTtcgtctcctcctcctcctcttcattGGCTTTCTTAGTTGTAGGTTTAGGTTCTCTAGCAACGTGCTGGAAATACTCATGGAAGAAGACATCGTCAGCTGCAATGTCTTcaaccttcttcttccagaaTGCTGCAGAATTGACTGGCGCGGATGCGGTACCAGGCCCCCTGCTGCCCAGCCAAAAGTCGCCCAAATCCTTGGTTGCGCGGAGAGGCTGCATAATGGATACGCCACGAGCAGAATCAGTCGACTTGGGATTGCGGTACACGAACTTGTCCAAAAATCGGATCAATGTATGGCTCTCCATGTCTGGCTTTTGTACTTTTTTCGTTTTATCCAGCAGGGCCGCGGCAAAAACGCTGACAGACGGATGGAAATGTGTTTGGAAGGGAATCTAGAGCAGGTCAGTATAACGGCTGACTGGCTGTCATTGTAATTTGTATAACATACCATCTCCCACAAGCAACTCCTCTGCGCATTGCTATGCTTTGGGTCGCGCTTGTGCCCATCATACCCGGGAAGTTGTGCCgatgcctcgtcgtcgaaaATTGAAGCTTCGGGTTCTTCAACAAGTGTTGATAAATCAGGGAAAGTTTGTCTCAGGTGCGCAATGACATAGAGCAATCCGCATACAAAGGGAGGCTGATGAAGACTTGAAATCTGCAACATCCGTTTTGCAAAAGCCTTGACCCTTCGAACATCAACATCGCTCTTCAAGGCACGGAGAAGTAAGTTCAGATACAATGCTTGCTTGGATGAAGTGACTAGACGAGGATCCAGTAACGACTCATACAAAGTTCGGTAGAATCGGTCTGTTGCCAAGTTACGAGCGGCGGATAAGTGTTGAATAAGCAACAATGCTTGAATACCAGTATTGAAATTGGCCGAGTGTGCAATCCTGAACAACGTATCTAGATGCTTTTCCATACTAGTCATCAAGTTAGCCTGTATGCATTATGAGAATATTGGGTATAATAAGTCTTGTAAGTATGTACGAACATATCATCGTTGGTACCAATAAATGGGGCCGCACGATTTACTCCTGTCAACAGTGCAGAAACTAACTTGTCTGCTGCTTCAGTTTCCGGCGCCAAGGGATTCGCCGTTTTCGATTTTTGAGGCGGGTTGCCCTCTGGCTTATCATTGGGTTTATTGTTATGTTTGCCCGTCTCTTTGCCGTACCGCTTGCCACCCTCAGTTCCATTTTGTAATGGCATTCCCAAGCTTCCTGATCTTAGCATTGTAACAAAAAGGTCAAAGTATATTCGCAAAAGAGTCTCTGCTACCGCCGGCTCTTTGTTGCTGAGAATTGTCTGGTTCAAGGTGTTGATGGCGCAATACTTCGATCGATGGTCCTGGGAGGGATGAAGTAAGATATCCTGTTCAATAGTTCGAATAATGATTGGTTTCATTCCAGGGTGTGAGACCTGAAGTTGCAGAAGCAGATGGGATGCCCGAGATGAAATCTTGCGGTCTCGATCACCAAGTTTGTTGACAAGGAGGGTGAGCAAATTTGACTCCTGTTCCGGTTTTTCTTTGAGGAGTCCATAAACAAAATCCACAGCTTTCATTCGGGAATACTCTATCTCGTCAGAGCACCAGGTTTCCAGCAACTGGATAATCTTGAAATATGTTTCCTTGAGCCAGTCTTCGTACAGCCATGAGATGAGATGCTCCTCAGTAATCTTTCCCGGAAGAGGTTGGCTAGGTGTCCATGACTTGATGGAGTCCTTTTGAAGTGTCCCAAGCAACCCAGGCTGGCCATGAAAGGGGCGTAGCCTCCTGTCGGCGGGAAGAAGGGTCCCTGGCCCGAGTAAATCCACAAGTGCGCCGATCGCTCCGATGGCCTGGCCACGGCTTTTCTTCGAGGCGAGGTTCATGAGAGCATCAAAGGCACGGATGTTGTGGACTGGCGACTCTTGCACTGCTAACGTCAAGGCCGAGACCTTATCCGTCAGGGTACCTGAAGACATAATTGTAGACAAGAACTTATGAGACGACGAAGCAAACACGCTAGTCTTGTACTTGTTACAGTCGCTTTCCAGAAGCGTTTTGGCATGTGTTTTGAGAGCTTCAACTGTTCCAGCAAACGGGCCCAGCTGGTCGACAGTCGGCTTGGGCAGCTTCGCAAGTTTGTAGGCGTGCCAATCAGCTCTCGGCTCGAAGATCTAGTGTAATAGTTAACGTTGCTGAAAATCTCCCATTGATACAAACGTCTTCCTACCATGTCTCCCGGCTTTCTAATGCGTTTGATCGCCTCGGTTTCCATGTTGtcgacatcgtcgtcttcccctTCGTGGTCAGAATCTTctccctcctcttcatcttcatcatcgttGACCTCGTATGGTTGCTCATCGGCTGCGATCATCACTTCGGGATCGATATCCGCAAATCCCAATTCTTTCGACAGTGCGAGAAGTTCGTCCTTCAAATCCTTATCAACAGCTCCCCCAGACTCTTTCCCGTAAGTCTCGTCGTCAGAGTCGACGCCATTGATGAGCTCTAGATCCTTCTCATCGCCGCCCAAGGCTCTTATTTCTGCCAACAAAGCTGCTTGGTCATCCGGAATCTGGTTCTTTGACGGCCTACTGTCCTCGAAATTTCGCCGCCTCTTCTGTTGCTCTTTACCTCCGGCATTGGTGGGGGGATGCTTGCGcttgttggtgttggagtTGAGGTTTTGGCCGATTTTAGACGTAAGCTGCTCAAGAGCGTTCTCATCGAAGCTCTGCCTATCTTTCTGACCGCGAGggcccttgcccttcttttGTGGTTTAGGCATTGAGCGGGCGTTCGTTCTGTCAATCTTGTCGTTGGGTCCAGAGGGAGAATGAGGACTGCCACTCCGAACTTTTTTTGATGGGCATATCTTATCAAACCGCCCCACTTAAAACATTTGTGGGCGTTATGCGGAACAAGGCAGACAAGTCGCTTTTGAGGCCATGCGGCTAGCCAGCCAGCTAGCTACAATATGGAtgagggaaaagaaaatcaTAAGTAGTACTGATATATTCTCAAATACGAAAAAGTAAATCCGCC
The Metarhizium brunneum chromosome 7, complete sequence genome window above contains:
- the vma5 gene encoding V-type proton ATPase subunit C — protein: MPSRYAVVSLPLGVFDSSSKADAISSLSASISPDNGSVNSFNIPDFKIGTLDALVQQADDLAKLETTCQSVVTKVGESLRSVLDNDEERLASYKMVNDKPTEQYLRSFTWNKIRYRSDKSLGELIDTLQKELVTVDNDVKTKFSQYNTVKSNLAALQRRQTGNLATKSLTPIVNPKLLIKDSEYIETHLIAVPTNSKKEFVKTYETLSPMVVPRSSVEVDHDDEFTLFAVATFKKYSTEFIHKCREQKWTPRQYTYVEGGREEEQRELDRVTNEERKVCGEALRIGRTGWSESVMVWIHVLTLRVFVEAVLRYGLPLEYVTALVKTTPKLAPKVKAALDSKYSYLGGNAFGRDKRGRVTKDDAAMSSEMAAAGLGTGEGHEYTAYVYYELEFP
- the met14 gene encoding Adenylyl-sulfate kinase, producing MATNITWHPSLSRKERNELRGQRGLTIWLTGLSASGKSTVATALEQHLLHLGRAAYRLDGDNVRFGLNKDLGFSEKDRNENIRRISEVAKLFADSSTIAITSFISPYRADRDVARQLHAASQDVKDEPIPFVEVFVDVPLEVAEQRDPKGLYKKARAGEIKEFTGISAPYEEPINPEITIKTHENSVEECVAQIVNWLLEKGYLTLN
- the NOC1 gene encoding Ribosome biogenesis protein NOC1, translating into MPKPQKKGKGPRGQKDRQSFDENALEQLTSKIGQNLNSNTNKRKHPPTNAGGKEQQKRRRNFEDSRPSKNQIPDDQAALLAEIRALGGDEKDLELINGVDSDDETYGKESGGAVDKDLKDELLALSKELGFADIDPEVMIAADEQPYEVNDDEDEEEGEDSDHEGEDDDVDNMETEAIKRIRKPGDMIFEPRADWHAYKLAKLPKPTVDQLGPFAGTVEALKTHAKTLLESDCNKYKTSVFASSSHKFLSTIMSSGTLTDKVSALTLAVQESPVHNIRAFDALMNLASKKSRGQAIGAIGALVDLLGPGTLLPADRRLRPFHGQPGLLGTLQKDSIKSWTPSQPLPGKITEEHLISWLYEDWLKETYFKIIQLLETWCSDEIEYSRMKAVDFVYGLLKEKPEQESNLLTLLVNKLGDRDRKISSRASHLLLQLQVSHPGMKPIIIRTIEQDILLHPSQDHRSKYCAINTLNQTILSNKEPAVAETLLRIYFDLFVTMLRSGSLGMPLQNGTEGGKRYGKETGKHNNKPNDKPEGNPPQKSKTANPLAPETEAADKLVSALLTGVNRAAPFIGTNDDIMEKHLDTLFRIAHSANFNTGIQALLLIQHLSAARNLATDRFYRTLYESLLDPRLVTSSKQALYLNLLLRALKSDVDVRRVKAFAKRMLQISSLHQPPFVCGLLYVIAHLRQTFPDLSTLVEEPEASIFDDEASAQLPGYDGHKRDPKHSNAQRSCLWEMIPFQTHFHPSVSVFAAALLDKTKKVQKPDMESHTLIRFLDKFVYRNPKSTDSARGVSIMQPLRATKDLGDFWLGSRGPGTASAPVNSAAFWKKKVEDIAADDVFFHEYFQHVAREPKPTTKKANEEEEEETNEDEIWKALVSTQPDIEDDADEEGFDDMDGLDMDSEDGSSPALSLESDLDDDEDDEMRETFDGENEIDSDGLVAVEDEQDADEGDESQEKNKKKSRRKALKDLPMFASVDDYAELLAAEEDGL